A segment of the Anaerolineales bacterium genome:
AAGCTCACCAGAAACGCCGCGGGAAAGGGCACCGCCAACAACAGGCCGAAGAGCCGGGATGAAACCGCGGGAAGCTCATATTTTCCTTTGCCGAAGAGCACGACAAACAAGCCCTCCGGCACCTTTCCGGAAACGATCAACCACAATCCCGCGATGAAAAACAGGATTTCAATGAGGAACAGGCACATATCTCCTCCGAGGAATTTATGGAAAGGGGGAACGGCTTGTTGCCCGGTCCGCCGTTTCCGCGGGCAATTCTTGGCGCGCGTCCATCCGGCCGAGCGCGACGGTCAATTCGCAGTATACCTCGCCCCTCCGCGGCGAATGTGAAGGCTGCGGAATCCGGCCGATCGGCCGTGCGGGTGCGCCGGCTTCGCGGATGGGGTCGGCCAGATTCCGCAAGCGCCAGCCGGGTATCGGGTTTTTTTATGCCTGAATGCCGAACCAATTTATTGCGGATTCTTCATTGTCAAACACGCGGATGTTCATTCCGAAATTCTGCGCCACGGTTTCCAGGAACCAATTCCCCCCGATGGTCCGACGGACATCAACCACGGCTACTTGGTTTACCCCTTTGTCACTCAGATCCTGAAGTACCTCCCGCACCAAGTAATAGATTTCCAAAAAACCAAAGGGGCCGTGCAACTCCCGCACATCGACGAGGATCCTCGCATATTTCCTCTCCACAGCGGCGCGGAACGCCTCGTCAACCAGTTTTTTTACGGTTTCTTTGGAGCGTTTCCCGCTCGCCGCAACGGACAAATAATCCGGTTTGTTCTCGATCCCGATTGCGATTTCGCCATTTTCCATCGCGCCCCAACCTCTCTTCCAAGCAAGAACGGGCTTGCGTTCCGACGACAACCGGGGGAAACATAGTTGTCCGCCGCCCGGGACCGGGAGCAACGATAAAAAAACACCCATCCTCCCTGCATCCGGGGGGCCGGAAGATCCCGCCATCGGGAATTTTACCCGATCAGCCCGAAGTGGGTTTCCGGCTCCCGGCATCCGACAGCAGGGCCGGCAGACAAGTCCGGCGGAGTGCAAGCCACATTCCCGTATTCCGAATCGACTCTCTAAGCCTCGGAAAAAGGGATCTTGCTTCGCGATGCATTTGGGATTGAGATACCAACAGGTTTCTGAAAAGGCACGTTTTGTTTTTACAAGTCCCGCCGCGGACCGCACGCACATGCGGGGCGGCCTGCCCGGCCGGGGGGCAGGCTGGGGAATCCGGGAGGGAGGCCGGGCCGGACTCCGCTTCCTCAGGCCGCGCTCACTCTGCGAGGGTATGCCGGCAACAACATTGTCAAGTTTTTTATCTCGTGAATTTGGTAAATGATTAAATTCCCGCGCCTACCCTCGCGCCCGCCCTCGTTAATTAAGGGAAGCAAGGGAAGCGGGGGAAGCGTGATGAATCTGGTGTGCATCCTCGCCACCCGATCCCTGGATTCCCGCCAAGAACACGCGGGAATGACGACCCAACCGTAAGTAACGGTTGAATGAAAAAACC
Coding sequences within it:
- a CDS encoding STAS/SEC14 domain-containing protein: MENGEIAIGIENKPDYLSVAASGKRSKETVKKLVDEAFRAAVERKYARILVDVRELHGPFGFLEIYYLVREVLQDLSDKGVNQVAVVDVRRTIGGNWFLETVAQNFGMNIRVFDNEESAINWFGIQA